One genomic window of Armatimonadota bacterium includes the following:
- a CDS encoding TAXI family TRAP transporter solute-binding subunit, with product LKDGVIDAAFITAGIPTAAVQDIAAVRDLMLLPIPRSVVGELATRYPYYTPVVIPANTYRGQDAPVETAAVMAMLVTRQEMAEDLIYNLTKALWENLERLQAAHARGKDISPATARRGMPITMHAGALRYYRERGIQ from the coding sequence GCTGAAGGACGGGGTGATCGACGCGGCCTTCATCACCGCGGGCATCCCCACCGCGGCGGTGCAGGACATCGCCGCCGTGCGCGACCTGATGCTCCTGCCCATCCCCCGGTCGGTGGTGGGGGAACTGGCCACCCGCTACCCGTACTACACGCCGGTCGTCATCCCCGCCAACACCTACCGGGGGCAGGACGCGCCGGTGGAGACGGCGGCGGTGATGGCCATGCTGGTCACGCGCCAGGAGATGGCCGAGGACCTCATCTACAACCTGACCAAAGCGCTGTGGGAGAACCTGGAGCGCCTGCAGGCGGCGCACGCGCGGGGCAAGGACATCAGCCCGGCCACGGCGCGGCGCGGCATGCCGATCACCATGCACGCCGGTGCGCTGCGCTACTACCGGGAGCGCGGGATCCAGTGA
- a CDS encoding ACT domain-containing protein, producing the protein MPTDLTVVVEDRPGRLADVGEALGRAGVNIEGLAATTGGGQGTIHLLVEDAAAARRALEQAGIPVQSSREVLVVEVVDRPGALGELARRIANAGVNIDLAYLATRTRLVLGSPDLERMRAAIR; encoded by the coding sequence ATGCCGACGGATCTCACGGTCGTCGTAGAAGACCGTCCCGGCCGGCTGGCCGACGTGGGCGAGGCGCTGGGGCGTGCGGGCGTGAACATCGAGGGGCTCGCCGCCACTACCGGGGGAGGGCAGGGCACCATTCACCTCCTCGTCGAGGACGCTGCCGCCGCTCGCCGGGCGCTGGAGCAGGCCGGGATCCCCGTCCAGTCGTCGCGGGAGGTGCTGGTCGTGGAGGTGGTCGACCGGCCGGGGGCGCTGGGGGAGCTGGCGCGGCGCATCGCCAACGCCGGGGTGAACATCGACCTGGCCTACCTGGCCACCCGCACGCGCCTGGTGCTCGGGTCCCCGGACCTGGAGCGGATGCGCGCGGCCATCAGGTGA
- a CDS encoding glutaredoxin family protein codes for MGLAVTIYRQPGCTFCDQARAWLQAHQVPFAERDLTQDPLARSELARMGVFDGPAIVVAGQVFLSFDPDALRAALSQDVRGTPAERRAARTDQGP; via the coding sequence ATGGGGCTTGCGGTCACGATCTACCGTCAGCCGGGGTGCACCTTCTGCGACCAGGCGCGCGCCTGGCTCCAGGCGCATCAGGTCCCGTTTGCCGAGCGGGACCTGACCCAGGACCCGCTGGCCCGCAGCGAGCTGGCGCGCATGGGGGTCTTCGACGGTCCGGCGATCGTCGTGGCGGGACAGGTTTTCCTGTCCTTCGACCCCGACGCACTGAGGGCGGCCCTGAGCCAGGACGTGCGCGGCACCCCCGCGGAGCGGCGGGCGGCCCGCACCGACCAGGGGCCCTGA
- a CDS encoding STAS domain-containing protein — protein sequence MDGLDRSRPILLDLSGIDYLDARGVRVLEEFCQTCRRLRVPVAVCAAPTGVRRVLDVVGFARIAPVASSQAEALTELRREGGVEPPATAS from the coding sequence CTGGACGGGCTGGATCGCAGTCGCCCGATCCTCCTGGATCTGAGCGGGATCGACTACCTGGACGCCAGAGGGGTACGCGTCCTGGAGGAGTTCTGCCAGACCTGCCGGCGCCTGCGCGTGCCCGTCGCCGTGTGCGCCGCCCCTACTGGCGTCCGGCGCGTGCTGGACGTGGTCGGCTTCGCCCGCATCGCTCCCGTCGCGTCATCGCAGGCGGAGGCCCTGACCGAACTGCGGCGCGAGGGCGGAGTCGAGCCCCCGGCCACGGCATCGTGA
- a CDS encoding metallopeptidase family protein translates to MGLRLSRRRFEQLVLEALESIPLPLRQRMENVAVVVEAWPTPEQLASVGLGPDDLLFGLYEGTPLVERGVLAEPLLPDRITIFQGPLEEACDTEEEIREEVRTTIIHEVAHHFGFDEERLAELGYE, encoded by the coding sequence ATGGGGCTCCGGTTGAGCCGGCGGCGCTTCGAGCAGCTCGTCCTGGAGGCCCTGGAGAGCATCCCGCTCCCTCTGCGGCAGCGGATGGAGAACGTGGCGGTCGTGGTGGAGGCCTGGCCCACGCCCGAGCAGCTGGCCAGCGTGGGGCTGGGGCCGGACGACCTCCTGTTCGGCCTGTACGAGGGGACGCCGCTCGTGGAGCGGGGCGTGCTGGCCGAGCCGCTGCTGCCCGACCGGATCACCATCTTCCAGGGGCCGCTGGAGGAGGCCTGCGACACGGAGGAGGAGATCCGCGAGGAGGTCCGCACGACCATCATCCACGAGGTCGCCCACCACTTCGGCTTCGACGAGGAACGGCTCGCCGAGCTCGGGTACGAGTAG
- a CDS encoding MBL fold metallo-hydrolase encodes MLVKVLRSGSGGNACYVELGGTRLLVDAGVPLEVVARELAPLHITPADLDAVLLTHEHDDHARGAGAVARLAAAPVLATAATLQAAARFLTGDLGEPIQAGGALRVGALTVEAFPVPHDAADPVGFRLTGPDGVVVIAVDLGAPTGALRERVADADVLVLEANYDLRLLGVSGYPWFLKNRIIAPTGHLSNEGAALAASWAPRARAVVLTHLSEVNNLAPLARDVVLEARRREGLPAARVEAVRPNAAGPPIALA; translated from the coding sequence GTGCTCGTCAAGGTCCTGCGCAGCGGCAGCGGCGGGAATGCCTGCTACGTCGAGCTGGGCGGCACCCGCCTCCTGGTGGACGCCGGCGTGCCGCTCGAGGTCGTCGCGCGCGAGCTGGCCCCGCTGCACATCACCCCGGCGGACCTGGACGCGGTGCTGCTGACCCACGAGCACGACGACCACGCCCGGGGCGCGGGCGCCGTGGCCCGCCTAGCCGCCGCCCCCGTGCTGGCCACCGCAGCGACGTTGCAGGCGGCGGCGCGCTTCCTCACCGGCGATCTGGGCGAGCCGATCCAGGCCGGTGGCGCCCTGCGCGTGGGCGCGTTGACGGTGGAGGCCTTCCCGGTCCCGCACGATGCCGCCGACCCGGTGGGGTTCCGGCTGACCGGGCCTGACGGCGTGGTGGTGATCGCCGTGGACCTGGGCGCGCCCACCGGGGCGCTGCGCGAGCGCGTGGCCGACGCGGACGTCCTGGTGCTGGAGGCCAACTACGACCTGCGCCTGCTGGGCGTGAGCGGCTACCCCTGGTTCCTGAAGAACCGCATCATCGCCCCCACGGGACACCTCTCCAACGAAGGCGCCGCCCTGGCGGCTTCCTGGGCGCCGCGCGCCCGTGCCGTCGTGCTCACCCACCTGAGCGAGGTGAACAACCTGGCCCCGCTGGCGCGTGACGTCGTCCTCGAGGCCCGGAGGCGCGAGGGGCTGCCGGCCGCGCGCGTCGAGGCGGTCCGCCCCAACGCCGCCGGCCCGCCGATCGCCCTGGCCTGA
- a CDS encoding glycerate kinase: protein MADRRQMRALPHTFFQGRQTAGLRRDAVAVLWAALDAADAGGAVRRALVREGGRLDAAGEVLDLDAVRHVWVTGGGKAAAAMAAAVEEVLEDRLSGGVVAVKYGHVVPTRRVRVLEAGHPHPDAAGVAAGEAVIRLARQADADDLVLVLLSGGGSALLTAPAPGVTLEDKREVTDLLLRAGAPIGELNAVRKHLSRLKGGWLARHLAPARSVTLALSDVLGNPLDVIASGPTVPDPTTFADALEVLSRRGVLQRVPLGARAYLESGRAGRHPETPKPGDPVFALARAAVVADLRRAVEAAARRAGELGYLTSVLSVTVEGEAREAGRAFGRLLRAVREGRAPPGDREGGRWERREGRPVCLLQGGETTVTVRGPGRGGRNQEFALGAALELDGLPGVLVLAAGTDGTDGPTDAAGAVADGTTLARARARGLDPLAALERNDAYPFFEALGDLVVTGPTLTNVNDLMVGLVEPVDIDDR, encoded by the coding sequence GTGGCTGATCGGCGGCAGATGCGCGCCCTCCCGCACACTTTCTTCCAGGGCCGCCAGACGGCCGGACTGCGCCGGGACGCCGTCGCGGTGCTCTGGGCCGCCCTCGACGCCGCCGACGCCGGCGGTGCGGTGCGGCGGGCGCTCGTGCGGGAAGGAGGCCGCCTCGACGCCGCCGGCGAGGTCCTCGACCTCGACGCGGTGCGGCACGTCTGGGTCACCGGCGGCGGCAAGGCGGCGGCGGCGATGGCCGCGGCCGTCGAGGAGGTCCTGGAGGACCGGCTCAGCGGCGGCGTCGTGGCCGTGAAGTACGGCCACGTCGTCCCCACCCGCCGGGTGCGCGTCCTGGAGGCCGGACACCCTCACCCTGATGCCGCCGGCGTCGCCGCGGGGGAAGCGGTGATCCGCCTGGCGCGGCAGGCGGATGCCGACGACCTGGTCCTGGTGCTCCTCTCCGGCGGCGGGTCGGCCCTGCTGACCGCACCCGCCCCCGGCGTCACGCTGGAGGACAAGCGGGAGGTCACCGACCTCCTCCTGCGGGCCGGCGCGCCGATCGGCGAGCTCAACGCCGTCCGCAAGCACCTCTCCCGCCTGAAAGGCGGCTGGCTGGCCCGGCACCTCGCCCCGGCGCGGTCGGTGACGCTCGCCCTCTCCGACGTGCTCGGCAACCCGCTGGACGTGATCGCCTCGGGCCCGACCGTCCCCGACCCCACCACCTTCGCCGATGCCCTCGAGGTCCTCTCCCGACGGGGCGTGCTCCAGCGCGTGCCCCTCGGGGCGCGCGCCTACCTGGAGAGCGGCCGGGCGGGACGCCACCCCGAGACGCCCAAGCCCGGCGACCCCGTCTTCGCCCTGGCGCGGGCCGCCGTCGTCGCGGACCTCCGGCGGGCGGTCGAGGCCGCCGCCAGACGGGCCGGCGAGCTCGGCTATCTCACCTCGGTCCTCTCGGTCACCGTCGAGGGGGAGGCCCGGGAGGCCGGGCGCGCCTTCGGGCGGCTCCTGCGCGCCGTGCGCGAGGGACGTGCGCCTCCAGGTGATCGGGAGGGTGGCCGGTGGGAAAGGAGAGAGGGGCGGCCGGTCTGCCTGCTCCAGGGCGGGGAGACCACCGTCACGGTGCGCGGGCCCGGCCGGGGCGGGCGGAACCAGGAGTTCGCGCTGGGTGCCGCCCTGGAGCTCGACGGCCTCCCCGGCGTGCTCGTGCTGGCCGCGGGGACCGACGGCACCGACGGTCCCACCGACGCCGCGGGCGCGGTGGCCGACGGCACGACCCTGGCCCGCGCGCGGGCCCGCGGGCTCGACCCGCTGGCCGCCCTGGAGCGGAACGACGCTTATCCCTTCTTCGAGGCGCTGGGGGACCTGGTCGTCACCGGACCGACGCTCACCAACGTGAACGACCTGATGGTGGGGCTGGTGGAGCCGGTCGACATTGACGATAGGTAA
- the glgA gene encoding glycogen synthase GlgA, giving the protein MKVLFAVAEAVPYVKTGGLADVAGALPAALRGLGHDVRLVLPRYRAVSPAGLDRAQPLRLPIGGRTVEGAVLTTTSPAGVPVYFVDCPPFFDRPGVYGDGVRDYEDNLVRFAFFSQAALVVAETLFAPDLVHAHDWHAALVAAYVHRRRCTRQPAWPVLFTVHNVAMQGVFPGEQFGFLGLPAEYFTPEGLEFWGQVNCLKAGLVYADVLSTVSETYAREIQTPEYGAGLDGVLRRRSADLFGVLNGVDYTRWDPRVAPHLPARYGPDDLEGKRRCKRALQRERGLRPLPYAPLVGMVSRLTEQKGCDLVTAVLPWLVAQGAQFVLLGTGEARYQERFEALARAHPRRVAVAFGFDEPLAHRIEAGADFFLMPSRFEPSGLNQLYSMRYGTLPVVRRTGGLADSVVDATPDAVAQGRATGFVFDAYAPEALQTALSRALAAYRDGPTWYRLQQTAMRQDFSWDRSARRYADLYALTVERAQAAALH; this is encoded by the coding sequence GTGAAGGTCCTCTTCGCGGTCGCCGAGGCCGTCCCTTACGTGAAAACCGGCGGGCTGGCCGACGTCGCGGGGGCGCTGCCCGCGGCCCTGCGGGGGCTGGGGCACGACGTCCGCCTGGTCCTGCCCCGCTACCGGGCCGTCTCACCGGCGGGGCTGGACCGGGCGCAGCCGTTGCGCCTGCCCATCGGCGGTCGCACCGTCGAGGGGGCGGTGCTCACCACCACGTCGCCCGCCGGCGTGCCCGTCTACTTCGTCGACTGCCCGCCGTTCTTCGACCGCCCCGGGGTGTACGGCGACGGCGTGCGCGACTACGAGGACAACCTCGTGCGCTTCGCCTTCTTCAGCCAGGCGGCGCTGGTGGTGGCCGAGACGCTCTTCGCCCCCGACCTGGTCCACGCGCACGACTGGCACGCCGCGCTCGTGGCCGCCTACGTCCACCGGCGGCGCTGCACCCGCCAGCCCGCCTGGCCGGTGCTCTTCACGGTCCACAACGTGGCGATGCAGGGGGTCTTCCCCGGCGAGCAGTTCGGCTTCCTCGGGCTGCCCGCCGAGTACTTCACTCCGGAGGGGCTGGAGTTCTGGGGCCAGGTGAACTGTCTCAAGGCGGGGCTCGTCTACGCCGATGTGCTCAGCACGGTGAGCGAGACCTACGCGCGGGAGATCCAGACGCCGGAGTACGGGGCCGGGCTCGACGGGGTTCTGCGGCGGCGCAGCGCCGACCTCTTCGGCGTCCTCAACGGCGTCGACTACACCCGCTGGGACCCGCGGGTGGCCCCCCACCTGCCGGCCCGGTACGGCCCCGACGACCTGGAGGGTAAGCGGCGGTGCAAACGGGCGCTGCAACGCGAGCGCGGCCTGCGTCCTCTGCCCTACGCCCCGCTGGTGGGGATGGTCAGCCGCCTCACCGAGCAGAAGGGCTGCGATCTCGTCACGGCCGTGCTCCCCTGGCTCGTGGCGCAGGGAGCGCAGTTCGTCCTCCTGGGCACCGGTGAAGCCCGCTACCAGGAGCGGTTCGAGGCGCTGGCGCGCGCCCACCCCCGTCGCGTCGCCGTGGCCTTCGGCTTCGACGAGCCGCTGGCCCACCGCATCGAGGCCGGGGCGGACTTTTTCCTCATGCCCTCGCGCTTCGAACCGTCGGGGTTGAACCAGCTCTACAGCATGCGCTACGGGACGCTGCCCGTGGTGCGGCGCACCGGCGGGCTGGCGGACTCGGTGGTCGATGCGACCCCCGACGCCGTGGCCCAGGGGCGGGCGACCGGGTTCGTCTTCGACGCCTACGCCCCGGAGGCGCTGCAGACCGCGCTGAGCCGGGCCCTGGCGGCCTACCGCGACGGGCCCACCTGGTACCGGCTGCAGCAGACGGCCATGCGGCAGGACTTCTCCTGGGACCGGAGCGCCCGGCGCTACGCCGACCTCTACGCGCTGACGGTCGAGCGGGCGCAGGCGGCCGCGCTCCACTGA
- the glgP gene encoding alpha-glucan family phosphorylase, producing the protein MSDWTPSTTTPVRPRRLPAGLSGLWDLAYNLWWAWHPEASRLFAQLDPECWARSRHNPVAVLREVEEERLRAAAEDPAFQAACTEVLAAFQAAVRPPAVSAGDGARAPGVVAYASAEFALAPCLPTYAGGLGVLAGDVLKSASDLGLPVVGVTLLYREGYFRQVLDAAGRQHEAYDPVDPGTLPLEPVRGADGGSVIVTVPFPGREVALQIWQARVGRATLLLLDAALPQNTPEDRRIAARLYDGDQETRLQQELLLGVGGHRALAALGVRAEVFHLNEGHSALLVLERLRAWREVGLPFEEACRRSAASVVFTTHTPVPAGHDLFPPDLAHRYLGPLAVAAGVEPDALVALGRVDPADPREPFSMTALAMRCSARRTAVSPLHEAVTRRMWRRLWPEVGEAEVPIGHVTNGVHLASWVGPAMARLFDAHLGAAWRHRPHDPEVWRPLAAVPDEALWEARAAQRRALVDLVNARLARGEGAVALRPLDPETFTIGFARRFATYKRATLLLRDPERLARLLGDPARPVQVVFAGKAHPRHEEGKALVQEVVARARDERFRGRVVFLEEYDLALAAALVQGADLWLNTPRRPEEASGTSGMKAVANGALHLSTLDGWWEEAVRLVPEDAIGWALPVTDGLGVEEQDARDADALLRLLEQEVVPLFYDRDGALPRRWLARVKTAIRRLCPRYNTHRVLEEYVGQLYAPAVRGRA; encoded by the coding sequence TTGAGCGACTGGACGCCCTCTACGACCACGCCCGTCCGCCCGCGGCGGCTGCCGGCCGGCCTCTCCGGCCTGTGGGACCTGGCGTACAACCTGTGGTGGGCGTGGCATCCGGAGGCTTCCCGCCTCTTCGCGCAGCTCGATCCCGAGTGCTGGGCGCGCTCGCGCCACAACCCGGTGGCGGTGCTCCGCGAGGTGGAGGAGGAGCGCCTCCGGGCGGCGGCAGAGGACCCCGCCTTCCAGGCGGCCTGCACCGAGGTCCTGGCGGCGTTCCAGGCGGCGGTGCGCCCGCCCGCCGTGTCTGCCGGCGACGGCGCGCGCGCGCCCGGTGTCGTCGCCTACGCGTCCGCGGAGTTCGCCCTGGCGCCCTGTCTGCCCACCTACGCCGGGGGGTTGGGCGTGCTGGCCGGCGACGTGCTCAAGTCCGCCAGCGACCTGGGCCTCCCGGTGGTCGGCGTCACCCTCCTCTACCGCGAGGGGTACTTCCGGCAGGTCCTCGACGCGGCAGGCCGCCAGCACGAGGCCTACGATCCCGTCGATCCCGGGACGCTGCCGCTGGAGCCCGTCCGCGGGGCCGACGGGGGGTCCGTCATCGTCACCGTGCCCTTCCCCGGCCGCGAGGTGGCGTTGCAGATCTGGCAGGCGCGGGTGGGGCGGGCCACCCTGCTCCTGCTCGACGCCGCGCTCCCCCAGAACACGCCCGAGGACCGGCGGATCGCCGCCCGCCTCTACGACGGAGACCAGGAGACCCGTCTCCAGCAGGAGCTGCTGCTCGGGGTGGGCGGCCACCGCGCCCTGGCCGCGCTGGGCGTCAGGGCGGAGGTCTTCCACCTGAACGAAGGGCACTCCGCCCTGCTCGTCCTGGAGCGGCTGCGGGCGTGGCGCGAGGTGGGCCTGCCCTTCGAGGAGGCCTGCCGCCGCTCCGCCGCTTCCGTGGTCTTCACCACGCACACGCCGGTGCCCGCCGGCCACGACCTCTTCCCGCCCGACCTGGCGCACCGCTACCTGGGGCCGCTGGCCGTCGCGGCGGGGGTGGAGCCGGACGCCCTGGTGGCCCTGGGCCGCGTCGACCCCGCCGACCCCCGCGAGCCCTTCTCGATGACCGCCCTGGCCATGCGCTGCTCGGCCCGCCGCACGGCGGTGAGCCCGCTGCACGAGGCCGTCACGCGGCGCATGTGGCGTCGGCTCTGGCCCGAGGTGGGGGAGGCGGAGGTGCCCATCGGGCACGTGACGAACGGCGTCCACCTCGCCTCCTGGGTCGGCCCGGCGATGGCGCGCCTCTTCGACGCCCACCTGGGGGCGGCGTGGCGCCACCGTCCGCACGACCCCGAGGTGTGGCGGCCGCTGGCGGCGGTGCCCGACGAGGCGCTGTGGGAGGCCCGGGCCGCACAGCGCCGCGCGCTCGTCGACCTGGTGAACGCCCGTCTGGCCCGCGGCGAGGGCGCCGTCGCCCTACGCCCCCTCGACCCCGAGACCTTCACGATCGGCTTCGCCCGCCGCTTCGCCACCTACAAGCGCGCCACGCTGCTCCTGCGCGACCCCGAGCGGCTGGCGCGGCTCCTGGGCGACCCCGCGCGGCCTGTTCAGGTCGTCTTCGCCGGCAAGGCCCACCCGCGCCATGAGGAAGGGAAGGCGCTGGTCCAGGAGGTCGTGGCGCGCGCGCGGGACGAGCGCTTCCGGGGCCGGGTGGTCTTCCTGGAGGAGTACGACCTGGCCCTGGCCGCGGCGCTGGTGCAGGGCGCCGACCTGTGGCTCAACACGCCGCGGCGTCCCGAGGAGGCCAGCGGGACCAGCGGCATGAAGGCCGTGGCGAACGGCGCCCTCCACCTGAGCACCCTGGACGGGTGGTGGGAGGAGGCGGTGCGGCTCGTCCCCGAGGACGCCATCGGCTGGGCCCTGCCGGTCACGGACGGCCTGGGGGTCGAGGAGCAGGACGCGCGCGACGCCGACGCGTTGCTGCGCCTGCTGGAGCAGGAGGTGGTGCCGCTCTTCTACGACCGCGACGGGGCGCTGCCGCGCCGCTGGCTCGCCCGGGTCAAGACCGCGATCCGCCGGCTCTGCCCGCGCTACAACACCCACCGGGTGCTGGAGGAGTACGTGGGCCAGCTCTATGCGCCCGCCGTCCGAGGACGAGCGTGA
- a CDS encoding ArgE/DapE family deacylase — protein MSLRAAYGTLHLDDVRGRLDPAEVERLAARLVASPSWGPETGWEASIAGILEDVCQAAGLTVREQPIGQGRRNLLAVLPGEAEGPALLLLNGHMDTVPPSAQMTRPPFAAVVEDGRLWGRGAADMKGGLAAMTCALVALRRSGFRPLSPVVLTAVAAEETGNLGTAALVRAGPPARAAVVGEPTRLHVVTAHKGVDRYRVTVRGRAAHGSTPERGVNAIVQAARVIVAIEERLRDAWAAQRHPLLGTATLNIGTIQGGISRNAVPDRCVFQVEKRWLPGDAPESIRADLERVIQETIGCGWAEVAREPEFERIPHPPLDLPRNHPLVGAALAALGEVRGVQPDLAVLPAFTDAALLQAAGTPTIVCGPGDLAVAHADDEHVPTAELYDAALAYAALTLILAEEERQGRRAG, from the coding sequence ATGAGCCTGAGGGCCGCCTACGGCACATTGCACCTCGACGACGTCCGTGGCCGGCTGGACCCCGCGGAGGTGGAGCGCCTGGCCGCCCGCCTGGTGGCCTCCCCGAGCTGGGGCCCCGAGACCGGGTGGGAGGCGTCGATCGCGGGCATCCTCGAGGACGTGTGCCAGGCGGCCGGTCTGACCGTCCGAGAGCAGCCAATCGGCCAGGGGCGACGTAACCTGCTGGCGGTGTTGCCGGGCGAAGCCGAGGGTCCCGCTCTCTTGCTGCTCAACGGCCACATGGACACCGTACCTCCCTCGGCCCAGATGACCCGACCCCCCTTTGCCGCCGTCGTCGAGGACGGACGCCTGTGGGGCCGGGGTGCCGCCGACATGAAAGGCGGCCTGGCGGCCATGACCTGCGCACTGGTCGCCCTCCGGCGGTCCGGCTTCCGCCCCCTGAGCCCCGTGGTCCTGACGGCGGTCGCCGCGGAGGAAACGGGGAACCTCGGGACGGCGGCTCTCGTGCGCGCCGGGCCGCCTGCGCGGGCGGCGGTCGTAGGGGAGCCGACGCGGCTCCACGTGGTCACCGCCCACAAGGGGGTCGATCGCTATCGGGTAACGGTTCGGGGACGGGCGGCCCACGGTAGCACCCCCGAGCGAGGGGTGAACGCCATCGTGCAGGCCGCCCGAGTCATTGTGGCCATCGAGGAACGCCTGCGGGATGCCTGGGCCGCACAGCGCCACCCCCTGCTCGGGACGGCCACCCTGAACATTGGGACGATTCAGGGAGGGATCAGCCGGAACGCCGTCCCCGACCGGTGCGTGTTTCAGGTGGAAAAGCGGTGGCTACCCGGGGACGCGCCGGAGTCCATCCGGGCCGACCTGGAGCGCGTCATCCAGGAGACCATCGGGTGTGGATGGGCGGAGGTGGCCCGCGAGCCCGAGTTCGAGCGCATCCCGCATCCACCGCTCGACCTCCCCCGCAATCACCCTCTCGTGGGAGCTGCACTAGCCGCTCTCGGCGAAGTCCGGGGCGTCCAACCGGACCTCGCCGTCCTCCCCGCCTTCACGGATGCAGCCCTCCTCCAGGCTGCCGGGACGCCGACCATCGTCTGCGGCCCAGGAGACCTGGCGGTGGCCCACGCGGACGACGAGCATGTCCCGACCGCCGAGTTATACGATGCGGCCCTCGCCTATGCAGCGCTCACGCTGATCCTGGCCGAGGAAGAGCGGCAGGGTCGCCGTGCCGGCTGA
- a CDS encoding MBL fold metallo-hydrolase: MRILDRIALVGSSRFGLSNPYDCSVYAVETAAGTVLVDAGCGLEPELIAANLRRDGFDPSAIHTVVLTHAHADHAGGARGWKDRTGCRLVAPAGERAVVEGIVDQSAVLEQAKRAGLYPSDYVFPTVTVDRGVGDGETLDFGDVRLQALEVAGHTPHHTCYLTDLDGRRVLFSGDAVLYGGSLLLQNTPGCSLDAYRRDIGKLAGLGVDVLLPGHGIFVLRCGQEHLDRAVAALRELAVPPNFAALCPKVIPEVYRR; this comes from the coding sequence ATGCGCATCCTCGACCGGATCGCCCTTGTGGGGAGCAGCCGTTTTGGTCTCAGCAACCCGTACGACTGTAGTGTCTATGCGGTCGAAACAGCCGCAGGGACGGTGCTGGTCGACGCCGGGTGCGGCCTGGAACCGGAGCTCATCGCGGCCAACTTGCGGCGCGATGGGTTCGACCCGTCGGCGATCCACACTGTCGTCCTTACCCACGCCCACGCCGACCATGCTGGCGGTGCCCGCGGGTGGAAAGACCGGACCGGCTGCCGGCTGGTGGCGCCCGCCGGGGAGCGCGCGGTCGTTGAGGGCATCGTCGACCAGAGTGCCGTCCTCGAGCAGGCGAAACGTGCCGGCCTCTACCCGTCCGACTACGTGTTCCCCACCGTCACGGTGGACCGAGGCGTGGGCGATGGGGAGACGCTGGACTTCGGGGACGTGCGGTTGCAGGCGCTGGAGGTGGCGGGCCACACGCCCCACCACACCTGCTACCTGACAGACCTGGACGGGCGGCGCGTCCTCTTCTCCGGCGACGCGGTGCTCTACGGTGGGAGCCTGCTCCTCCAGAACACCCCGGGGTGCAGTCTCGACGCCTACCGACGCGACATTGGAAAGCTGGCGGGGCTCGGCGTCGACGTCCTGCTGCCCGGGCACGGGATCTTCGTGCTCCGCTGCGGCCAGGAGCACCTGGACCGGGCGGTGGCCGCGCTCCGCGAGCTGGCCGTGCCGCCGAATTTCGCCGCCTTATGTCCCAAGGTCATCCCGGAGGTCTACCGAAGATGA
- a CDS encoding pyridoxamine 5'-phosphate oxidase family protein, whose translation MKPKQVVSPAKVGGLSRRELDAFLAEPWNARLATITPQGTPYVVPVWYQFDPAERVFYVVARARAAYVEHIRHHPAVAVHIADDAHLEHTRVLVEGTAEVVEGPVAPRDHPRLRAVAMQLARRYMGERGLEYAERTMGRPRYLIRIVPRRWRTWTGTEWARRYRA comes from the coding sequence GTGAAGCCCAAACAGGTCGTATCGCCGGCCAAGGTCGGGGGGTTGAGCCGGAGGGAACTCGACGCTTTCTTGGCGGAGCCCTGGAATGCCCGTCTGGCCACCATCACCCCCCAGGGAACCCCCTACGTCGTGCCGGTCTGGTATCAGTTCGATCCGGCCGAACGGGTGTTCTACGTGGTGGCCCGGGCACGTGCCGCTTACGTCGAGCACATCCGACACCACCCGGCCGTGGCCGTGCACATCGCCGACGACGCCCACCTCGAGCACACCCGCGTCCTGGTGGAAGGAACGGCCGAGGTCGTCGAGGGCCCCGTGGCGCCCCGGGACCATCCCCGCCTGCGCGCAGTGGCCATGCAGTTGGCGCGCCGCTACATGGGGGAGCGTGGGCTCGAGTACGCCGAACGCACCATGGGACGTCCCCGCTACCTGATCCGGATCGTGCCCCGGCGATGGCGGACCTGGACCGGGACCGAGTGGGCCCGGCGGTACCGGGCGTAG